Within Sporosarcina sp. ANT_H38, the genomic segment CAATTCGTATCTTGAAAGAGGTCGATATGATTGCGGCAGAAGACACACGAAATACAATCAGGTTATGTAACCATTTTGAAATTAAGACACCGTTAACGAGTTACCATGAACATAATATTGAAATTGGCGGCGAAAAGATATTGGCTATGCTGGCGGATGGAAAGTCGGTTGCCCTCGTGAGTGATGCAGGTATGCCGTGTATCTCTGATCCTGGAGCGGACATTGTATCCAAAGCAATTGTTGCAGGGTTTGACGTGGTTCCTGTCCCGGGAGCAAATGCAGCAATCAGCGCACTAGTCGCATCTGGGTTAGTACCGCAGCCATTTATGTTTTTTGGTTTTCTATCGCGCCAGAAGAAGGCTCGGAATATTCAATTAGACGATTTAAAACAACGGGAAGAGACGATCATTTTGTATGAGGCGCCTCACAGGCTAAAGGAAACCTTACGTGCGTTACAGACGAGCTTCGGCGGTACTCGCTCGATCGTTCTTGCAAGAGAATTGACAAAACGTTTTGAGGAATTTCTTCGTGGCACGCTTGAAGAAGCTGTTTTATGGGCAGAATCAAACGAAATACGTGGGGAGTTCTGCATTGTTATCGAAGGTAGTGACGGAGTTGTTGTAGAAGAGCAGCAGGAGTGGTGGAGCGACTTAGAAATCCATGACCATGTGACAGAATTGATGGAAAGAAAAAGTCTTCGTTCAAAAGAGGCGATTCGAGAAGTTGCAAATGCCCGTGGGTTGAGCAGGCGCGACGTTTATAAAGAATTTCATGTTGAAGATGAATGAGCAATAGTTTTTATGCAAAAAAAAATCCAGAACGGATAACCGGTCTGGATAATTATATTATTAAATTACTTTTGCAAGCTCTCTTCAATTTCTTTGATGAGTTGTTTTGCGCCTTCTGGGCTCAAAATTAACTTACCATCGATAAGACTTAAGTTGTCGTCAGACACATCGCCCG encodes:
- the rsmI gene encoding 16S rRNA (cytidine(1402)-2'-O)-methyltransferase; protein product: MKSQKSAEPGGGKLFLVGTPIGNLEDMTYRAIRILKEVDMIAAEDTRNTIRLCNHFEIKTPLTSYHEHNIEIGGEKILAMLADGKSVALVSDAGMPCISDPGADIVSKAIVAGFDVVPVPGANAAISALVASGLVPQPFMFFGFLSRQKKARNIQLDDLKQREETIILYEAPHRLKETLRALQTSFGGTRSIVLARELTKRFEEFLRGTLEEAVLWAESNEIRGEFCIVIEGSDGVVVEEQQEWWSDLEIHDHVTELMERKSLRSKEAIREVANARGLSRRDVYKEFHVEDE